A genomic stretch from Rubripirellula reticaptiva includes:
- a CDS encoding TlpA family protein disulfide reductase, whose translation MNPHPPSESSSARSKPEKSKPEKSNLGIWFLLLACLCLAIFFIRANRGSGSGSSAAVGKPSPQIDLVALDSGKAIDMDEAAPNGSVRLLHFWGTWCGPCRMEYPHLAETAVGLSADPNFRFLPVSCESGAGETMGGLAEKTNQYFARESITSPKLADPRGITRQSAAERLEQPSLYYPTSMLIGPDGTIVGVWEGYTPEAVDEIAEASKKLLSEI comes from the coding sequence ATGAATCCGCACCCGCCAAGCGAATCCAGCTCCGCGCGATCGAAGCCGGAGAAATCGAAGCCGGAGAAATCGAACCTTGGCATTTGGTTCTTGTTGCTGGCCTGTTTGTGCCTGGCGATCTTCTTCATTCGTGCCAATCGTGGTTCTGGCAGTGGTAGTAGTGCGGCGGTTGGCAAGCCGTCGCCACAGATCGACCTGGTCGCGCTCGATTCTGGCAAAGCAATCGACATGGACGAAGCCGCGCCCAACGGAAGCGTGCGGTTGCTGCATTTCTGGGGGACTTGGTGTGGTCCATGCCGGATGGAGTATCCGCATCTAGCAGAAACGGCGGTCGGGTTATCGGCGGACCCCAATTTCCGTTTTCTGCCCGTTTCGTGTGAATCAGGGGCCGGGGAAACGATGGGCGGTTTAGCTGAAAAGACGAACCAGTACTTTGCCCGAGAAAGCATCACGAGTCCCAAGTTGGCCGATCCACGCGGCATCACGCGTCAAAGTGCGGCCGAACGGTTGGAGCAGCCGTCGTTGTACTATCCGACCTCGATGCTGATCGGACCGGACGGCACAATCGTCGGCGTTTGGGAGGGCTACACTCCCGAAGCGGTCGACGAGATCGCTGAAGCATCGAAGAAACTGTTGTCCGAAATCTAA
- a CDS encoding DUF1501 domain-containing protein, which yields MDNQEILNRLTRRAFFSQSSAGLGTAALASLGMSNVSAAPNAASLQSATRVGGLPSLPDHAPKAQRAIYLFMSGAPSQMDMWDHKPAMADWYDKDLPESIRQGQRLTTMTSGQARFPIAPSIYKFAPYGRNQTMASELIPHMAGKVDDIALIKSMYTEAINHDPAITYICTGDQLPGKSSLGSWLSYGLGTENENLPAFMVMTASWTGRKEAQALYNRLWGSGFLPSKYQGVALRSTGDKVLYLSNPDGVDPSIRRRMLDSLARLNANTAAQLGDPETNARIAQYEMAFRMQTSVPELADISDEPQHVLDLYGPDVTKPGTFANCCLMSRRMAERGVRFTQIFHRGWDQHGQLPKDLPNQCRDVDQPSAGLLTDLRQRGMLDDTLVVWGGEFGRTIYCQGGLSKTNYGRDHHPKCFTVWMAGGGVKGGVVHGETDEFSYNITENPVHIRDLNATILNQMGIDHERFTYSFRGLDQRLTGVEESRVVSEILA from the coding sequence ATGGACAATCAAGAAATCCTGAACCGCCTAACACGCCGGGCGTTCTTTTCGCAGTCGTCGGCTGGACTGGGAACGGCCGCGCTCGCGTCGCTGGGGATGTCAAACGTGTCGGCTGCACCCAATGCAGCTTCGCTCCAGTCAGCAACCCGTGTCGGTGGACTGCCGTCTTTGCCTGATCACGCGCCCAAGGCACAACGAGCGATTTACTTGTTCATGTCCGGCGCCCCAAGTCAGATGGACATGTGGGACCACAAACCGGCCATGGCAGACTGGTACGACAAGGACTTGCCAGAATCGATCCGTCAAGGGCAACGTCTAACCACAATGACAAGCGGCCAAGCGAGGTTCCCAATCGCGCCAAGCATTTACAAGTTTGCGCCGTACGGCCGGAACCAAACGATGGCCAGCGAGCTAATTCCTCACATGGCTGGCAAGGTCGACGACATCGCACTGATCAAGTCGATGTACACCGAAGCGATCAACCACGACCCTGCGATTACTTACATCTGCACCGGAGACCAACTGCCCGGCAAATCCAGCCTTGGTTCGTGGCTAAGCTATGGCCTTGGGACCGAGAACGAGAACCTGCCGGCGTTCATGGTGATGACTGCATCGTGGACCGGACGCAAAGAGGCGCAAGCACTGTACAACCGACTTTGGGGCAGCGGTTTCTTGCCCAGCAAGTACCAGGGCGTCGCCCTGCGTAGCACTGGTGACAAGGTGCTTTACTTGTCGAATCCCGACGGCGTCGACCCCAGCATTCGCCGACGGATGCTCGATTCGCTGGCAAGACTGAACGCGAACACAGCCGCCCAACTGGGTGACCCCGAAACTAACGCCCGCATTGCTCAGTACGAGATGGCGTTTCGAATGCAGACCAGCGTGCCTGAACTGGCCGACATCAGTGACGAACCACAGCACGTCTTGGATCTGTACGGGCCAGACGTGACCAAGCCCGGCACCTTCGCAAACTGTTGCTTGATGTCTCGCCGGATGGCCGAACGGGGTGTTCGCTTCACACAGATTTTCCACCGTGGTTGGGACCAACACGGCCAATTGCCCAAAGACTTGCCGAACCAGTGCCGCGACGTCGACCAACCGTCGGCCGGCTTGCTGACGGACCTTCGACAACGGGGCATGCTAGACGACACGCTGGTCGTTTGGGGTGGCGAGTTTGGCCGCACGATCTATTGCCAAGGCGGACTGTCGAAGACCAATTACGGCCGTGACCACCACCCCAAGTGCTTTACCGTTTGGATGGCCGGAGGCGGTGTCAAAGGCGGAGTCGTGCACGGCGAAACCGACGAGTTCAGCTACAACATCACCGAAAATCCGGTTCACATTCGTGACTTGAATGCGACGATCTTGAACCAGATGGGCATCGACCACGAACGATTCACCTATTCGTTTCGTGGTCTCGACCAACGCTTGACGGGCGTCGAAGAAAGCCGAGTCGTCAGCGAGATCCTTGCCTAG
- a CDS encoding PSD1 and planctomycete cytochrome C domain-containing protein, giving the protein MVVLSVSTVNAIEVDFGRDIRPILSDHCFACHGPDEAERAADLRLDTADGLATVVDADDVEASILLMRVASSDVDEMMPPPDFHKPLTEDQKSKLRSWIEGGGKFQSHWAFIAPEISSVEISSTSEDASGSDGAAEPHRQIDWFIDQGAIDAGLTLNSRADRRTLLRRVCLDLVGLPPTREQITAFENDTSPDAYSQLVDQLLQSHHFGQHVGRYWLDLVRYADTHGLHLDNFREMWPYRDWVISAFNENMPFDEFITRQLAGDLLPDGTDQDRVASGFNRLNVSTNEGGSIYDEVFARNCIDRTDAFGTIFLGLTTGCAVCHDHKFDPISQRDYYSLLAYFNSLDGKALDGNVKDHAPVIRVPSAEQTAMLDEYSTLLISLAAEKESPIASVDAAQQAWEQSLGNDSEPRFQVLHPSEVTSDAKASMKVLDDGAIELVGDASNKDVTTVTASIPSGIQWQTLYLEALADNPKNRVGASSNGNVVLSEITIETTDSSTPGQWMEVPIAGGFADIEQSGDQFAIGNAFDGKVDETTGWAAAGHEQVGGRSAWFSIPSLVAEGEDAKIRVQLKYQSTYAGHQFRKIRLSVSDSVAAVPKDQQVRLGDVHTVGPFSIDNTNPGYNKSFASQQKKFKADEVFDHDGRRYGWQHRGDLAPVEVNKLSSINDRSSVLVMHQTIDAPRDQNVTLLLGADDGHIVYLGKTEIGRHKGAGKLNPLQYEYELPLKKGANDLYIKLINHSGDSALTYAFRSPAISIPEKLRQLVKTPAESRSDNVKSSLRKYFRKVYCLHPDWLALIDQGKGTRIAKEKLESEIPTTLVWKELAEPRQAHLLIRGQYDQPGDAVERATPSFLPPLPKDAPNDRLGLAMWLTAPNHPLTARVAVNRFWQQVFGTGLVKTSEDFGSQGQPPSHPELLNWLAADFQSHGWDVKRLMKSLVMSNAYQRSARVSDDMLRIDPNNRLLARGPRHRLDAEVLRDQSLALAGVLVDSEGGPSVKPPQPAGLWEAVGYSGSNTVKFVADEGDKVYRRSVYVFWKRTSAPPQMATLDAPSRESCTARRERTNTPLQALLLMNEVQYLESAKLLARRALDEPEIDSDVQRIRWTFETVTARLPTDGEVDEMLTLLTDTTAYYDRNPDLSTKLVGQSDANAAAWTILASTLLNLDETVSK; this is encoded by the coding sequence ATGGTCGTGTTGTCCGTTTCAACGGTCAACGCGATCGAAGTCGACTTTGGTCGCGACATTCGCCCCATTTTGTCGGACCACTGCTTCGCGTGCCACGGTCCCGATGAAGCCGAACGTGCAGCCGACCTACGACTCGACACCGCCGATGGACTTGCCACCGTTGTGGACGCGGACGATGTCGAAGCCAGCATCCTGCTGATGCGGGTCGCCTCAAGCGATGTTGACGAAATGATGCCGCCACCAGACTTTCACAAACCGCTGACGGAGGATCAAAAGTCAAAACTGCGCAGTTGGATCGAGGGTGGCGGAAAATTCCAATCGCACTGGGCATTCATCGCACCGGAAATTTCAAGTGTCGAAATATCAAGTACTAGCGAAGACGCCAGTGGATCCGATGGTGCCGCCGAGCCTCATCGCCAAATCGACTGGTTCATCGACCAAGGGGCAATCGATGCCGGCCTGACTCTAAACTCCCGAGCCGATCGACGAACGTTGCTCCGACGAGTCTGCTTAGACCTTGTCGGATTGCCGCCAACGCGTGAGCAAATCACGGCGTTTGAAAACGATACCTCACCCGACGCCTATTCGCAGCTTGTCGATCAATTGCTGCAGTCGCATCACTTCGGTCAACACGTTGGCCGCTACTGGCTGGACTTGGTCAGGTATGCCGACACGCATGGATTGCACTTGGACAATTTTCGTGAAATGTGGCCGTATCGTGATTGGGTGATCAGTGCATTTAACGAAAACATGCCCTTCGATGAATTCATCACACGACAGTTGGCCGGCGACTTGCTGCCTGATGGAACGGACCAAGATCGCGTTGCCAGTGGCTTCAATCGTCTGAATGTTTCCACCAACGAAGGTGGTTCCATTTATGACGAAGTGTTCGCCCGCAACTGCATCGACCGCACCGATGCGTTTGGCACCATCTTTTTGGGGCTGACGACAGGCTGTGCCGTTTGCCACGATCACAAATTTGATCCCATTTCTCAGCGCGACTATTACTCACTGCTCGCGTACTTCAACAGCCTTGATGGCAAAGCTCTCGATGGGAATGTGAAGGACCATGCGCCAGTGATTCGGGTCCCGAGCGCCGAACAAACTGCGATGTTAGACGAATACTCAACATTGTTAATCAGTTTGGCCGCAGAAAAGGAAAGCCCAATCGCAAGTGTGGACGCCGCTCAACAAGCCTGGGAACAATCGCTCGGCAACGATTCCGAACCGCGTTTCCAAGTACTGCACCCGAGCGAGGTCACGTCCGATGCAAAAGCATCGATGAAGGTCCTCGATGACGGCGCAATTGAGTTGGTCGGCGACGCTTCGAACAAGGACGTGACCACGGTTACCGCGTCCATCCCAAGTGGCATCCAGTGGCAAACCCTTTACTTAGAAGCACTGGCCGACAATCCTAAAAACCGCGTCGGTGCCTCGTCAAATGGCAACGTCGTACTGTCCGAAATCACCATCGAAACGACGGATTCCAGCACGCCTGGACAGTGGATGGAAGTCCCGATTGCGGGCGGATTCGCCGACATCGAACAATCTGGCGATCAGTTCGCGATCGGCAACGCATTTGACGGCAAGGTCGATGAAACGACGGGTTGGGCCGCAGCGGGACATGAACAAGTCGGTGGTCGATCCGCTTGGTTTAGCATCCCGTCACTTGTAGCCGAAGGTGAAGACGCGAAAATTCGTGTTCAGTTGAAGTACCAATCGACTTACGCCGGCCACCAGTTTCGCAAAATTCGATTGTCGGTCAGCGATTCAGTCGCGGCGGTCCCGAAGGACCAACAAGTCCGACTCGGCGATGTCCACACCGTGGGTCCGTTCTCGATCGACAATACGAATCCTGGCTACAACAAGAGCTTTGCCTCGCAGCAAAAAAAATTCAAAGCGGACGAAGTCTTTGATCACGACGGTCGTCGCTATGGCTGGCAGCATCGTGGGGACTTGGCACCGGTCGAAGTCAACAAGCTTTCATCGATCAATGATCGGTCGTCCGTTTTGGTCATGCACCAGACCATCGATGCCCCGAGGGATCAAAACGTCACGCTGCTGTTAGGCGCCGATGATGGACACATCGTTTACCTCGGCAAAACAGAAATCGGTCGACACAAGGGCGCGGGTAAACTGAATCCGTTGCAGTACGAATACGAACTGCCTCTAAAGAAAGGTGCCAACGATTTATATATCAAACTGATCAACCATTCGGGCGATTCAGCACTGACGTACGCATTCCGTTCGCCCGCGATCAGCATCCCCGAAAAATTGCGTCAACTGGTAAAGACGCCCGCCGAATCGCGAAGTGATAACGTCAAGTCGTCGCTGCGAAAATACTTCCGAAAGGTCTACTGTTTACACCCCGATTGGCTCGCACTGATCGACCAGGGAAAGGGAACACGCATTGCAAAAGAAAAGCTAGAGTCAGAAATCCCAACCACGTTGGTTTGGAAAGAACTTGCCGAACCTCGGCAGGCTCACTTGCTAATACGCGGACAATATGACCAACCGGGCGACGCCGTCGAACGGGCGACGCCGTCGTTCTTGCCACCGCTGCCAAAAGATGCTCCCAATGATCGGCTGGGGCTGGCGATGTGGTTGACCGCGCCGAATCATCCGCTGACCGCGCGGGTTGCCGTGAATCGTTTTTGGCAACAAGTCTTTGGTACTGGCTTGGTAAAAACAAGCGAGGATTTTGGTAGCCAGGGACAACCACCAAGTCATCCTGAATTGTTGAATTGGTTGGCCGCAGATTTCCAATCACACGGCTGGGATGTCAAGCGATTGATGAAGTCGTTAGTGATGAGCAATGCCTACCAACGTTCGGCAAGGGTCAGCGATGATATGCTGCGAATTGATCCGAACAACCGCTTGCTGGCACGCGGCCCGCGACACCGTTTGGATGCGGAAGTACTGCGAGATCAGTCGCTCGCGCTGGCTGGCGTGCTGGTCGATTCCGAGGGTGGCCCCAGTGTGAAACCGCCGCAACCGGCTGGGCTGTGGGAAGCAGTCGGATATTCGGGCAGCAACACCGTCAAGTTCGTTGCCGATGAAGGTGACAAGGTTTATCGCCGCAGCGTTTATGTGTTTTGGAAACGAACCAGCGCGCCGCCACAGATGGCAACTTTGGATGCACCAAGCCGCGAATCTTGCACGGCTCGCCGCGAGCGGACCAACACGCCGCTGCAGGCACTGTTGCTGATGAACGAGGTTCAGTATCTCGAGTCGGCCAAGCTGCTGGCACGCCGTGCCCTTGATGAACCTGAAATCGATAGCGACGTCCAGCGAATCCGCTGGACCTTTGAAACCGTGACTGCCAGATTGCCGACCGACGGCGAAGTCGACGAAATGCTGACGCTGCTGACAGACACAACCGCATACTACGATCGAAACCCGGATCTATCGACCAAGTTGGTAGGCCAGTCCGACGCGAACGCGGCTGCTTGGACGATTCTGGCCAGCACGCTGCTGAACCTTGACGAAACCGTTTCGAAGTAG
- a CDS encoding SdiA-regulated/phytase-like domain-containing protein, giving the protein MSENRMKAALTGVILILMPFLNSRSAAIEPIRLTEPLLTESSGLAFSNRRVKTVWTHNDSGGRPELFAFDSVGKRLARQPFAAIKQATDWEDIASFVDGDCPRLLIADCGDNDGNRASIQIYLLDEPDPSLQTSEVNLQTLRVTYPDGPRDCEAVAVDIRRRLIVLITKSVLPMSGVYTIPLPAREDQAKPQTIEVTATRIRTLPIPMVTAADFDPATGDLWVINYFQAFRFNRMDAALTHQLTALPIAMDLPKLRQIEAMAVDRDGAVWVTSEGNPALMQMIETPKP; this is encoded by the coding sequence ATGAGCGAAAATCGAATGAAAGCTGCGTTAACGGGCGTCATCCTTATCTTAATGCCTTTTTTGAACTCGCGATCCGCCGCGATTGAACCCATTCGGTTGACTGAACCTCTGTTGACCGAGAGCAGCGGTTTGGCGTTTTCGAATCGGCGAGTCAAAACCGTTTGGACTCACAACGATTCCGGTGGACGCCCCGAATTGTTTGCTTTCGATTCAGTCGGAAAACGCCTTGCTCGTCAACCCTTCGCCGCGATCAAGCAGGCGACCGACTGGGAAGACATCGCATCCTTTGTTGATGGAGACTGTCCCCGCTTGTTGATCGCCGACTGCGGCGACAACGATGGGAACCGAGCGTCCATCCAGATCTACTTATTGGACGAACCCGATCCGAGTTTGCAAACCAGCGAGGTCAACTTACAGACCCTAAGAGTCACCTATCCCGATGGTCCCCGTGACTGCGAAGCCGTCGCAGTCGACATCCGACGCCGCCTGATTGTGTTGATCACCAAGAGCGTATTGCCAATGTCCGGCGTGTACACCATCCCGCTTCCAGCTCGCGAAGACCAAGCGAAACCGCAGACCATCGAAGTCACCGCGACTCGAATTCGCACCCTACCGATCCCGATGGTCACCGCAGCGGATTTCGACCCTGCAACAGGCGATTTGTGGGTCATCAACTACTTTCAAGCCTTTCGCTTTAACCGCATGGACGCGGCACTAACGCACCAGTTGACCGCTTTACCCATTGCCATGGACTTGCCGAAACTGAGACAGATCGAAGCGATGGCGGTCGATCGCGACGGTGCGGTCTGGGTGACGTCCGAAGGTAACCCTGCACTAATGCAAATGATTGAAACGCCGAAACCTTAA
- a CDS encoding AAA family ATPase → MPRLPDDQIIESIRLYRDSLKQTQALYIESGQLIRGSYGWLSGGEDADAASIASQMDDLHQGFLMKVFAGVVPGASGRTMEQRQLGRVLLEHIWGKSVMGNQLHEAVDWLLEASKDFRWSDLVRPFAEIPAIRDRWGELETLAMRQANLLASVDGSIDLAENESIAELQNQFDTMQGAAPETLANEVDTNNARDAISWLRDEAKRLRDGVSVTAAEKPTPVAGPGGSGSRGSDGSSKAAPPVASKAVATPDDRTPEERLAEARAKLNRLVGLDGIKDQIETLTNFLKMERLREEQGLPTTRPSLHMSFVGNPGTGKTTVARIVADIYGALGILEKGHLVETDRSGLVAEYAGQTGPKTNAKVDEALDGVLFIDEAYTLIDENGQDQYGREAVQTLLKRMEDQRERLVVILAGYPVEMQKMIRSNPGLSSRVGTTMTFDDYSPQDLCRIFELIAAKAKYTLPTQSRRRLLRGFTYLYIGRDRHFGNGRCSRNSFERSVRLLANRLSTLADIDRDLLTTLQPEDIEVAGVTNAHLQAMADEPGQVRVKCKHCEAAEVIDDELLGTEVECKSCSKPFDADWGDPVAAMVGPPDEEVAAAPSE, encoded by the coding sequence ATGCCGCGACTTCCCGACGACCAAATCATTGAATCGATCCGTCTATACCGCGATTCTTTAAAGCAAACTCAAGCTTTGTACATTGAAAGTGGCCAACTGATCCGCGGTTCTTACGGCTGGCTCTCAGGTGGCGAAGACGCAGATGCGGCTTCCATCGCCAGCCAAATGGATGATCTGCATCAGGGATTCTTGATGAAAGTATTTGCTGGTGTCGTGCCTGGTGCCAGCGGCCGGACGATGGAGCAACGGCAGCTTGGCCGTGTTCTGCTGGAACACATTTGGGGCAAGTCGGTGATGGGCAATCAGTTGCACGAAGCGGTGGATTGGTTGCTGGAAGCATCGAAGGATTTTCGCTGGTCCGATCTGGTTCGCCCCTTTGCCGAAATTCCTGCCATCCGGGATCGATGGGGCGAATTGGAAACCCTGGCGATGCGGCAAGCCAATTTGTTGGCCTCGGTTGATGGCAGTATTGACTTAGCCGAAAACGAAAGCATTGCCGAATTGCAGAACCAGTTTGACACAATGCAAGGTGCTGCACCGGAAACGCTTGCCAACGAAGTCGATACGAATAACGCTCGTGATGCGATAAGTTGGTTGCGAGATGAAGCAAAGCGACTTCGCGATGGCGTCAGCGTGACCGCGGCGGAAAAGCCAACACCGGTGGCCGGCCCCGGTGGATCCGGCAGTCGCGGTTCCGATGGCAGCAGTAAAGCCGCGCCGCCGGTGGCGTCAAAGGCGGTCGCAACACCAGACGATCGGACGCCCGAGGAACGGTTGGCCGAAGCTCGCGCAAAGCTCAATCGCTTGGTTGGACTTGATGGCATCAAAGACCAGATCGAAACGCTGACGAATTTTTTGAAGATGGAACGTCTGCGCGAAGAGCAAGGGTTGCCCACCACGCGGCCAAGCTTGCACATGTCGTTCGTCGGCAATCCGGGCACCGGTAAGACCACCGTAGCTCGTATTGTTGCCGATATTTATGGGGCGCTTGGCATCCTAGAGAAAGGCCACCTCGTCGAAACGGATCGCAGCGGATTGGTTGCCGAATACGCCGGTCAAACCGGGCCAAAGACGAACGCGAAAGTTGATGAAGCCCTTGATGGAGTGCTCTTCATCGACGAAGCCTACACATTGATTGACGAAAATGGCCAAGATCAATATGGGCGCGAAGCCGTGCAGACGCTGTTGAAGCGAATGGAAGATCAACGCGAGCGATTGGTCGTCATCTTGGCCGGGTACCCGGTCGAAATGCAAAAGATGATTCGTAGCAACCCGGGACTGAGTTCGCGAGTCGGGACGACGATGACGTTCGACGATTATTCGCCGCAAGACCTGTGCCGAATTTTTGAACTGATCGCTGCGAAGGCGAAATACACGCTGCCAACTCAATCGCGACGTCGGTTGTTGCGTGGGTTCACGTACCTCTATATCGGACGCGATCGTCACTTTGGAAATGGTCGTTGTTCGCGGAACAGTTTTGAACGCAGTGTTCGGTTGTTAGCAAATCGGTTGTCGACTCTGGCCGACATCGATCGTGATCTGTTAACGACCTTGCAACCCGAGGATATCGAAGTGGCCGGAGTCACCAACGCGCACTTGCAAGCGATGGCTGACGAGCCGGGCCAAGTCCGTGTGAAATGCAAACACTGTGAAGCGGCCGAAGTCATCGACGACGAACTGTTGGGAACCGAAGTGGAATGCAAGTCATGTAGCAAACCGTTCGACGCCGACTGGGGCGACCCTGTGGCGGCGATGGTTGGTCCACCGGATGAGGAAGTCGCTGCTGCACCGAGTGAATAA
- the cyaB gene encoding class IV adenylate cyclase, whose translation MFEVEQKYRVDDVGGLITRLTESGWQELSPQQHSDTYYNHPSRDFGETREALRIRRVDGVPMITYKGTKLPGTVKARREMEWRLDPGDADGQKMEELLVALGFRRVATVNKVRRSFENPTRGDMAVVVDEVESVGNFAEIELVVADTEQIESARDQITTLGNTLGLSHAEQRSYLRMQLESAAK comes from the coding sequence ATGTTTGAAGTCGAACAAAAGTATCGCGTTGACGACGTTGGCGGATTGATCACCCGATTGACCGAATCGGGCTGGCAAGAATTGTCACCACAGCAACACAGCGACACGTACTACAACCATCCCAGCCGCGACTTTGGCGAGACTCGCGAGGCACTACGGATCCGACGCGTCGATGGCGTCCCCATGATTACCTATAAGGGCACTAAATTACCTGGCACAGTGAAGGCGCGCCGTGAAATGGAATGGCGGCTGGACCCGGGCGATGCGGACGGGCAAAAGATGGAAGAACTATTGGTCGCGCTCGGATTCCGACGAGTCGCAACCGTCAACAAGGTCCGTCGCAGCTTTGAAAACCCAACCCGTGGCGACATGGCCGTTGTCGTCGACGAAGTCGAATCGGTCGGAAACTTCGCCGAAATCGAGCTAGTGGTAGCCGATACCGAACAAATCGAATCCGCACGCGATCAAATCACAACTCTGGGAAACACTTTGGGGCTGAGCCACGCCGAACAGCGAAGTTATCTGCGAATGCAACTGGAATCCGCGGCCAAGTAG